A window of Belonocnema kinseyi isolate 2016_QV_RU_SX_M_011 chromosome 10, B_treatae_v1, whole genome shotgun sequence genomic DNA:
ttggttgaagattcagctGTTTGGTgtgaaattcaactatcttgttaaaaatctgtAACTTTCTAGTATAAAACTTATTAACAATatagataaaaaatgcaacatagatgctataaaaaattcaactatttcgtagaaaatttactttttgttaaatttcacctttcatctttcttggataaaaatgaaactattttgtagaaaattcaactatttggttaaaaatttatctttttggattaaaaattcaatttttttcatcgaaacttatttttttttttacaaaatttatattttgatcttaaaatgtcaacagaaatcttttttgtatgaaaattaaaccatttaaaaaataatttaaaaaaaatagaaattcatctgttttaagaaaaatttaattgtttatgaaaatgcaGCTTATTGTTACAGGATTCAAAATGTTGGTTGAAAAGTcctttttatggttaaaaattgtctttttcgattaacaattcaatttttttcgttgaaactattttttaaataatttatctttttgatataaaaattcatctgttttaatacacttgttttaatgaaaattccactttttggttgacaatgaaTCTTCTCGGATTGgatattgaactgtttttttaagtattttgttgaattaattttttgtttacaaataatttttcaattgaaaatttaaccatttttgctaaataaatagttttcttggtctcaaattttatttctgccGGAAAAGGATGTAtcagtttcgtaaaaaatttatttttttctgaaaagaatatttctgtttaaaaattacctttccCTTTTTACCTGCTTTACCTGCTTTACCTGCTTTTCTAATCTGTGACCGAGTGACTGCATTCTTTTTGTCTAGTTTTTCCCTGACTTCTTCTCATTTCCTAATTTCTCTTTGAGCCCGGCCGTTTCTCGCCTTATTCCTTTCTTTATTTTCTCTCTCTGTTTCTTCTGATGTTCCTCATATACCCCCATAACTTCTACCATGATTTTTCGCACGTCACACAACTGTAAATTTTCATTATCGATTTTCCCCCTGCAGTCGATTTTTTCTTCGTCTTTCCCCTCTTCTTTCTCGCCCGCTGCAATTTTTTCCTTTCCTGGTGGCGTTCTGTactttttaggatttctaaatgaTGATCCTGTTGCTATTTTCTCCTCACTACTTCCCCTCTCTGTCCTATTTCTTTTcctattacgagggtagttcaataagtccttagaatgaagtataaaaacatttttttttgggtaaatttttttttatttttcaacataatctccttggagctctaNNNNNNNNNNNNNNNNNNNNNNNNNNNNNNNNNNNNNNNNNNNNNNNNNNNNNNNNNNNNNNNNNNNNNNNNNNNNNNNNNNNNNNNNNNNNNNNNNNNNatctagtcgggagtggtgctgactgaaaacagatgatttggagcgattcgcgcgccatatgttggtcattctaaggacttattgaactaccctcgtaacaaatTTCTCAATTGATCCAAAAGTCTCTGACCTTAATCTCTCCCTTTCTACTGTTTTTTGTAGTTTCCCCTTTTTTCTTCATGCTTTGTTTACCAATCACTTTCTCGTCTGAATTCCTGCTATCCATGAAAATGATGTAACTTGCATACACTCTTTTGCAACTGTACTGCCCTACCCTGCTAGCTGATCTTCTTCCGTGCTTCTTTCTACCTAACATGCTCTGTCGCTGCTAATTATTTGCACCGGTCAGTGCTGCCAGAACGAGCTCCGAAAGACTTCggtgttctatttatatctcgatccccacttgaaagaaatggaagaaattggcgaatttaatgtttcgcgtgattcttaatttcatgcatgagtcgattttgaggttatgtttttcagatgTATATAATGtgcagaatggatattattactattatatatataattcatgttaatattataattataaaatatcatatcaatattaatgactggttgactatttattaataaaattagttcaactgttaactaaaacaattagttttctgccaaaaaaattaattttgaaaaaaataaaaaagaaggttaagattgttttcaacaaaatagttaactttttaaacaaaatgttaaatttttatccaaaaggctaaactgtatactaaaaaaggaattcttaataaaatacattattttttcacagaagaaatttattttccaccaagactaattttctatacaaaaaatctatgtttaatcaaactaaaaaagaacacttgccaataaaacatagaatagttcaacttgtagttaaaaaaaaattatttttaaccaaaaacaaaaaaacttttctacagaatagttaaatttccagaaaacaaatttttccaacttaactaatgaatcatcaaccaaaaaactaaatttttgacaaagtagtttcacttttaaacaggaaacatgaaaaaaatcgttaaaattctttgaaatcgcttgaaattattgaaatgaattgaaaattcctttgaatgttttaaaatatcctaaaatagtTTGAGtccttgaaaatctcttgaaatttttcaaagctcgtGAAAATTcgctgcaattttaaaaataccctataatatttcaaatcctttaaaatctcatactaaattattgaaatcaattgaaaatgccttggaatctattaaaatatcctaagataaaTTAACTCGTTTAAAATCTCGTATTaagttactgtaatcaattgaaaattccttgaaaccttttaaaatactctcctttcaattataaaaataagttgaaaatttgttgacatcttttaaaacatcctcaaatatttaaaatcctttaaaatcttttgaaatctcttgaaattttttaaaactcttaaaaattccttgatattattaaaataccctgaaatatttcaacctattttttattattaaatctttttataacttaaaaattcaaaaaatataaaaatttatatttatttaggttttaataatttatttacacgttttaaaaaatgcatcaaagtaatcttttaaaattctctcaaaattttcaaatccttcaaaatcttctgaaatacctagaactttttttgaagatttctaaagtactttggaattttttaattctttcaaattcctttaaattatcaaaataaattgaaaattccttggcatcttttaaagcatcctcaaatatttaaaatcgttaaaaatcttttgaaacttcttgaaattctttaaagttttagactacaatttagaaaactttgggcTTTAGAAACTCTGGGCTTTCCAAAATTCTAATTATCAAGTGTCagcaatttagaattttctaattttcccaCTTATTCAGCGAGAACTAAATTCGCAGGATCTtcttcatattactattaatctaaaaaatatcaagggaaaatttaaagttggcctttttcgtaaaatacattttgcagtttttctaaaaattaaagttgtttttggcagtttgaaaaatgttcaacttactctaaagaattggagacacaactttttgaaattaaatttttgtaatttttttcataattcgcttgagttcgtgaatgaaatcattaaagaaaaacaaaaaaatatttgtctcatattttaaattggaaaataatattttacggcttttaaactaaataataaaacacttaatttttatagtatttatttagttgaaaaattctaaggattatattgtcctcaatcagatcaaaatatttacaatatttccaatatttacaAGTTATGAGCTTATAAAAACGAAAAACTGCAACAACaaagcaatgaaaaaattaaagtcgaagtgttaaatgaaactgtgaaatgagtttcaggactaaaatgctgatgaaaacatagtaaataaacaaaatatttcttaaaatttgctgAGAACAAGATATAGGTTTAgatcctataattaaatttttgtaatatttttgcaatcgcattttaaattttaaatatttgaggatgttttaaaagatgtcaaggaattttcgatttattttctatgatttaaaagaatttcaaagatttaaaaaaaattagcaggatcatttttaaaaactccaaagtacttagaaatcttagaaaaagttctagatatttcaaaatatttcgaagaatttgaaaaattggagagaattgtaaaaggtttcaatgaattttcaattgattatagaaATTTGATGTaagattataaaggatttgaaatatttcagggtatcattaaaatttaaacatattttcaagagctttaaaaaatttcaagaaatttcaaaaggtttttaaggattttaaatacttgagaatgttttaaaagatgtcaaggaattttcaatttatttgtataatttaaaagaatttcaaagaatgaagaaaaatctaaaaagatcatttttaaaaattctaaggtactttagaaatctttttaaaaaagttctatttactacagaatatttcaaaggatttaaaatttcaaaatattttcaagcatctttaaaaactttcaagagacttcaaacggatttaaaggatttaatatattttagaatattttaattaatttcaagtaattttcaattgatttcaataatttagtacgggattttaaaggatttgtaatattgtaggttatttttaaaattgcaagaaattttcaagagctttgaaaaatttcaagagattttaaaggatttaaaatattttaggatattttaaaacattccaaggaattttcaattcacttcaataatttcaagcaatttcaaagaattttaacgattttattcaaattccctggttgaaggtggaactactttcttaaaaatttatttttttttggttgatgatccattaatttagttggaaaaatttgttttctaaaaatttaagtattttgtagaaaattctttttgtttttggttaaaaatgaattttttaactaaaagtttaactattctatgtttcattgaaaagtgatcttttttagttgaaaattttggtattttattgaatttggtagaaaattcatcattgttgtcgataatttatttatgattaaacattgattttttgtatagaaaattagtcttgatggaaaataaatttctttcgggAAAAattcattcatgtattttattaaaaattccctttttcagtATACAGTTTagccttttggattaaaatttaacattttttttcatttatgtattttcttgaaaattaattttttggacagaaaactaattgttttagttaaaagtatgaactatttttattaatgaatagtcaaccagtcattaatattgatataatattttataattattatattaacataaataatataataataatatcaattctGCATACTCAGGGACAAATCCAGAGAGGTGGTCCTGGGGGTTCGGACCCCCCCCTCCCGAAATATCGGACTCCCTCAAATATCAATACCCGTACAGCACACGGTCCTTCAACCGCAGGAGACTGTTACCGAATTAATCCGGATGTGTGTAGACTATTTGTAGACCGTCAAGAACCAGAGAAGCTCCTTATATCGCCCATATATTCTAATTTCGGGACGGTGTGTTGTACAggtaattttaaacacaaattatttgtattttgtacCTTGAATTACACTGATAACGGAAGATACGTTAACtgtatttaagagtattttcttTTCCGAGTCATTATTTGGAAATCCCGCCAAATCTATAATCTTTTAATGCATATCTATACTCGAGATTCCCTGTAAAGGCCAGTCCACAATGAGAGTCGTGAACGTCGACGTTCAAACGTATATGCGTATTTTTACGCCATACGCACGTTGTTGCCAACTATCTGAGCAGTTTTGGCGTTTCGAACGTCGACGCTTACGACTCTCATTGTGGACTGGCCCAAACGAGTAGCTCGAGCATCTGACCGTTCTCTGCAACAAGCACGAGGGGGGATCCTACCATTCCTTGCGCGTGAAATGATGCGCGCatcatttgtttacaaattcctGATTGTACTAAGAACCTGCCATAACCCATAACCCATAATTATACACTTTATTTTCTACTGTAAAACTTCCGTATCACGGCCTTTTCGAAAATTACGTCTTTTTTTAAACCTATGAATTCTGATACTAAACGTAAGCGATCAGTTGAACAggctgaaaaattttcaacagcaaaaaaatcGCGGCATGACAGGGAAGGTGATCCTGAACCTGATCTGATAGTGTTTCAAATTTTCACATGATACGATGTCGAATAAAATTTGATTCTGGAATCATTATTgtgtaaatcgaaaaaaaaattaattttatgaattacagGAGTCACGAAAATTGCAAGATCATGTTAATGATGTCCAATGGTTTAGCGGAAAAAACTCGACAATACTGAGATGTACGATCTTCTTGTAACTGTATGGGCACCTGATGCTGATTTTGTGTTTTCAGCAACGGAAATCCACAAAAAGAATTTGAGATTTCAATTTTCGTGTTTGCAAAAGTATCCTTGGTTAACATACTCAGTCGTTGAAGATGGTGCCCATTGTTGAGTTTGCATTTTATTCGCGCAAAAAGTAGTTGGAAGAGGAAAGCATTGAACGTTTAAATTCTTTTGTGCCAACTTGTGTCAAACATTGGAAGAGagctttacaaagatttaaagacCACCAAACTAAGAGAAATCACTTGGACGCCTCCGATGATGCACACAATTTCAAGCTAATATATGAAAACAAGAAAACTGACGTCACCATTGAGATCGACCAGAGCCAAAAACGGCTGCAATTGGAAAACAGAAAGAAGCTTACTCCAATAATTCGTGCGGCCTTATTTTGCTGCAGACAAGGACTGGCACTACGAGGACGTCGAGATGATGGCCGTTTACCACTGGATATGGCAGAAGAGAATGACGGGAATTTCAGGGCACTTTTGCGTTTTGCTGCTGATAATGGAGATGTAGCACTGCAAGAACATTTAAAGGTAGTGGGTGGTAATGCAACATATCTGAGCCGTGCAATTCAAAACGAGATCATCGATCCTGGAGCGGAAATCATCACTAGAGACTTAGTGAGACGCATAAATGAGacgaagtgtttcactgtaacTGCAGATGAAACATCTAATGTCAGTGGGATTGAACAATTCACGATCGGAGCTAGATTCGTTCAAGACATTGGAGGGAGACACACGATCAGAGAAGATTTCTTGTGCTTCGTTCCTGTAGAGGACGTGACTGGCGCCGACCTTGCAAATACGCTGCTAACAACTTTGCAGAAACTTGGAGTGGACACCCATTTCATGAAGCGGCAAGATGAGTcgaaataaacttaaattaactATAcagtatattttgaaatttttcattctcaAGGTTATGATGGAGCTCGAGCAATGAGTTGAGAGTTCAAAGTCTGTGCAGCTATTGTTAAAAAGACATGTCCAGACGCTCTTTATATTCATTATGCAAAACCACAACCTGATTCTGGCTATTACCCTCACGTGCAATATTATGCCGTTGGGTCGAACATTTGACTTCTCTGGGATTATTACATGAAGTACTGGAAGTTATGTGTTTAACGCTCGAAGAACTGGAtcagctgagaataaaatctGATGGAATACAGCCAAATAGCTTACTTGCTTTCATCCAAACAGCTCAATTCATCATTGCATTGGTTGTGATGAAACCGGTGATCAGCTTGGCGAAAAACCTGAGCCAAAATTTGCAGAAAGAAGATTGCGATTTATGTGAATGTGTCCGTTACGCAAAtgatttttatgaagaaataaaggAGATGCGTATCCAAGCCAATGCGAAATTCACAGAAATGTTCAAATTAGCGATCCAAGTTTCTGAGAAGATTTCTAAAACATCGAGCACTGCTGTCAAGGATACAATATATCATTCCAGCAAAATGCGCTGAACTCGattaagaagaattaaataaaaccGTCCATATTTTCGAAGAAGAGGTAATTATAAGTTTttcgcaattaaaaaataaagggtCGATGTAaagcaaataatttatttctggtTCCAGGTTCTGTTCAAAAATGCCTGCAAAAGAGCGGCCAAAAACGTTTATTGAAGCTCTGGACTTCTGCGATGTAAAATTTTACAAGCAGATCTACAGGTTTCTCCAAATTTTCTGGCGCACTGCCTGTTACTGTTGCCTCCAGTGAACGGTCCTTCTCCACTTTGCGAAGATTGAAGACTTATCTGCGCAACAGGACTGGAGAAGAACGACTGAATGGACTGGCGCTGCTCAACATTCACAGAAATGTGGATTTTACCAGTGATCGAATACTGGATATTCTTGCAAGAAAAACGAGAAGAATTCACATTACCCTGTAAACGGCCTGCCTAATTTTTAAGACAGTGGATTGTCTATATTAAAATGTCGTCATTTGATTCGTATACTGTCAATAAgtcattttgatattttataatatattgtgTGTTATTAACAtctgataaaaaacaactttCGGATAAATTATGATCACAATCGACAGTTACTTTTATTAATCTCTTTATTGTTGtgcctattttttgaaaatgaaactcaaATAACGCAAATAAACACACAATTTAATAAGCAATCGCTATCGAAAAGATTTGAGTTTGTCTAACACAATTCTAACGTCACGTTTTGTGAAAgccaaaatatcttttatttttaagttttttgatcagacccccccccccctccaatctTTCTAGAGCCGTCCCTgtgcatattatatacacctgaaaaacataacctcaaaatcgactcaagCATGAAATTAAggatcacgcgaaacattaaattcgcaaatttcttccgtttctttcaaatggggatcgagatatcaATAGAAAagcaccgaagtcttccgaagctttcagattggCAATCATCCTACAGCGGAAAACCGAAGTCGAGtcatgcattttcggcttacacacgaattTACagcggtaatcatgcaccttcttttttgcggctcccaaacgataggtatggtgggggtaaatttgtaaCTGGTTCTGGCAGCACTGGCGCCGGTTTTCCTACCTTGTTTCACACACCGAACAAACCAACCTCTCAGGCAATCCACCAACTGACTCATACATTCAAAATATATCTCACCTtttcaattctattattttttttttactcaaactcTTACTCAAACACACTTCCTTTACACTCTGCCCATTAACGCATCttatttattgatgaaaattcaaacattttgttcaaaaaaacgtcttttatagttgaaaagaattttttcgtttaaaataaagtaataaatttgaaaatttaaatttttgtccataatactgttttatttcgtttataaaacattctatttcaaaagtattacaATTTTCGGAATAATATTCAAGACAGTTTCCAGGATCTTtactttttaaacttctaaaaggaataaatatattttaagttggctccaatttttcctaaaattttaaaaaatcctgtgaaataaaaaaatctactttttcgacatacctgaaatattaattagtaattagtaatttttaaacaaacagttgcattattatccaagaaagatcaaattttttttaaaatcaggtaaatttttaatgtaaaaaaaatttgagtgcagtagtggaattttcatttagaaaagatttcagttctcttttcaaggcgaaaatatgaagttttttatatttttaaccaagcaataaaatttataactagaaatataatcttcataagaaaattttttcgaattcgaaaaaattatgtaCATGAGGGAAGGACCCACTTccgtaaaaaaatgtaacaaaatttctcAAACCCCCACCCCCTACTGTGGTGTCAAATAAGGTGTCTGTGTTCAAATTAACTTCTAGCGCAAACtatgagatcaatttttaatgaaaaaaaattaaagcctataaaatttcgaaccaaattgtCGAggcatgtttttaaaaaacgtctcacattttttttatttaacattaaaaattcatttttaaataatttcaaaaattccatgtttgtgtttattaattttcttaaaataaacaacACTAATTGCCGTAAATTTAAGAATCGCATATATAAAATATAAGCaagatatttattatcatttctgttaaaaaaaaaaatatatatatatatatatttccaaatatccaatttatgcatttgttcataaaatttgcttaaataattaacaaatgttcTCTATTTTTTATGAGacatttcgaaatttgtttacttcatatttctatttaaaaacacaCGTTTAAAgtatctatatataatttttactataaatcTAACCTTTGTACACTAATTTTGTGTACTTTTGCATACACTGGATTTGCATTCCCACAGAATGGCATCTtcgaaattttatagaaatgaatttttattattaaataaggaaaaaaagaaataagtttctacgaagaaaattgaattttccatagaaaatgacgaattttcaaccaaaaaggatgactttttaacaagatttttaagttctctaccaaatagttttttaaatagttgaatttttatccaaaaattgttCCCGtggacttttcaagatcaaaatatgaatattatgacaa
This region includes:
- the LOC117181044 gene encoding zinc finger MYM-type protein 1-like; its protein translation is MYDLLLEEESIERLNSFVPTCVKHWKRALQRFKDHQTKRNHLDASDDAHNFKLIYENKKTDVTIEIDQSQKRLQLENRKKLTPIIRAALFCCRQGLALRGRRDDGRLPLDMAEENDGNFRALLRFAADNGDVALQEHLKVVGGNATYLSRAIQNEIIDPGAEIITRDLVRRINETKCFTVTADETSNVSGIEQFTIGARFVQDIGGRHTIREDFLCFVPVEDVTGADLANTLLTTLQKLGVDTHFMKRQDESK